One part of the Parasphingorhabdus sp. SCSIO 66989 genome encodes these proteins:
- a CDS encoding NAD(P)H-dependent flavin oxidoreductase, whose translation MNKAKHLMQRGTDFLGCETAILCGAMSWISERHLVSAMSNAGAFGVIACGAMTPELLDTEIAETKKRTDKPFGVNLITMHPDLMKLIDICGKHEVGHIVLAGGLPPKGSIEAIKETGAKLICFAPAMALAKKFIRSGVDALVIEGMEAGGHIGPVATGVLAQEMLPQIAQDIPVFVAGGIGRGEAIASYLEMGAAGVQLGTRFVCAHECIAHENFKKAFIKGNARDAVASVQIDPRLPVIPVRALKNKGTEEFTAKQREVANMLDAGEVDMQAAQLEIEHFWAGALKRAVIDGDVENGSLMAGQSVGMVTEEQSVAEIIAELMQQAEAALAGQKAA comes from the coding sequence ATGAACAAAGCAAAACACCTAATGCAACGCGGCACCGATTTTCTCGGTTGCGAAACCGCGATCCTATGTGGCGCGATGAGTTGGATTTCCGAGCGGCATCTGGTTAGCGCCATGTCCAATGCGGGCGCATTCGGCGTAATTGCCTGTGGTGCGATGACACCGGAATTGCTGGATACCGAGATTGCCGAGACCAAGAAACGCACCGACAAGCCGTTCGGCGTCAATCTGATCACCATGCACCCCGATCTGATGAAGCTGATCGACATCTGCGGCAAGCATGAGGTTGGCCATATCGTCCTCGCGGGCGGGCTACCGCCCAAGGGCAGCATTGAGGCGATCAAGGAAACCGGGGCCAAGCTGATCTGCTTTGCTCCCGCCATGGCGCTGGCGAAGAAGTTCATCCGTTCGGGCGTCGATGCGCTGGTGATTGAGGGCATGGAGGCCGGGGGGCATATCGGCCCCGTCGCCACCGGCGTACTGGCGCAAGAGATGCTGCCGCAAATCGCGCAAGATATCCCTGTCTTTGTCGCCGGCGGCATCGGTCGCGGCGAGGCGATTGCCAGCTATCTGGAAATGGGTGCAGCGGGCGTGCAACTCGGCACCCGCTTTGTGTGCGCGCATGAATGCATTGCACATGAGAACTTCAAAAAGGCGTTTATCAAGGGCAATGCCCGCGATGCGGTCGCCAGCGTTCAGATCGACCCGCGGCTTCCGGTCATCCCAGTGCGTGCATTGAAGAACAAGGGCACTGAGGAATTCACCGCCAAACAGCGCGAAGTCGCCAATATGCTTGATGCCGGCGAAGTCGATATGCAGGCGGCGCAGCTGGAGATCGAACATTTCTGGGCCGGTGCCCTGAAACGCGCAGTCATTGACGGCGATGTGGAAAACGGCTCGCTAATGGCCGGGCAGTCTGTCGGCATGGTGACTGAAGAGCAGAGTGTCGCCGAGATTATCGCCGAGCTGATGCAACAGGCAGAAGCAGCGCTGGCCGGACAAAAAGCCGCCTGA
- a CDS encoding dienelactone hydrolase family protein — protein sequence MCDETDFAEWDRAGLTRRSFTVMGGAAVLMACTGMSKSEAEESGLVEQDVAITMADGTNDAFFVHPGSGKHPAVILWPDIASLREVKKMMARRLAAEGYAVLVTNPFYRDTPAPQFADFSAFRSEGGFEKVGPWRRKLSAETIGSDAKALVQWLDGQEAVDTNRGIGNQGYCMGGPFTVWSAAAVPDRIKAAASFHGGGLVREGNATSPHALIGETQASFLFAIAQNDDAKQPEAMTVLAQVAEEAQRPAEIEVYAADHGWTVPDSPVYDQDEAERVWSALLKLYSAAL from the coding sequence ATGTGCGATGAGACAGATTTTGCCGAATGGGATCGTGCCGGGCTGACCCGGCGCAGCTTTACTGTGATGGGCGGCGCGGCGGTACTGATGGCCTGTACCGGCATGTCCAAAAGCGAAGCCGAGGAAAGCGGGTTGGTCGAACAGGATGTGGCGATCACCATGGCCGATGGCACTAACGACGCCTTTTTCGTCCATCCCGGTTCGGGCAAGCACCCGGCGGTTATCCTCTGGCCCGATATTGCCTCTCTGCGCGAGGTAAAGAAAATGATGGCGCGGCGGCTGGCGGCGGAGGGTTATGCGGTGCTGGTCACCAATCCCTTTTATCGTGACACCCCCGCGCCACAATTCGCCGATTTCTCAGCGTTCCGCAGCGAAGGTGGCTTTGAGAAAGTTGGCCCCTGGCGCCGGAAGCTATCCGCCGAAACCATCGGTTCCGATGCGAAGGCACTGGTGCAATGGCTCGATGGGCAAGAGGCAGTCGATACCAACCGGGGCATCGGCAATCAGGGCTATTGCATGGGCGGCCCGTTCACCGTGTGGAGCGCTGCCGCTGTCCCCGATCGGATCAAGGCCGCAGCCAGCTTTCATGGTGGCGGTCTGGTGCGTGAAGGCAATGCAACAAGCCCGCATGCACTGATCGGCGAAACCCAAGCGAGCTTCCTGTTTGCCATTGCGCAGAATGACGATGCCAAACAGCCCGAAGCCATGACGGTTCTAGCCCAGGTGGCCGAAGAAGCGCAGCGCCCAGCCGAGATCGAGGTCTATGCCGCGGACCATGGCTGGACCGTCCCCGACTCCCCGGTTTACGACCAGGATGAGGCCGAACGCGTCTGGAGTGCCTTGCTGAAACTCTACTCAGCAGCGCTATAG
- a CDS encoding PH domain-containing protein translates to MTSTSGTITNTAGELASEAGLTSSETPDYGRIGAPLEGSYNLGLTPLHPPQKQVIRISTAIMFLPVLIGLVIADAAIASEGGTFGPISLVALVLYALIVVILPERKYRRWGYAMEDDRLRVLRGFLFRTDTIVPFNRIQHIDVGQGPIERMCGVATLVVHTAGTHNNIVSLPGLEPGTADAMREEMRRHIRQEMI, encoded by the coding sequence ATGACCAGCACTAGCGGAACGATAACCAACACGGCAGGAGAACTTGCGTCCGAGGCAGGGCTGACCAGCTCTGAAACACCGGACTATGGCCGCATCGGCGCGCCGTTGGAGGGCAGCTATAATCTTGGGCTCACCCCGTTGCATCCACCGCAGAAACAGGTGATCCGCATCAGCACAGCGATCATGTTCTTGCCAGTCCTTATCGGGCTTGTGATCGCCGATGCGGCCATTGCCAGCGAGGGCGGGACCTTTGGCCCAATCTCACTGGTCGCGTTGGTGCTTTATGCCCTGATCGTGGTGATACTGCCCGAGCGGAAATATCGCCGCTGGGGCTATGCCATGGAGGATGACCGGCTTCGCGTTCTGCGCGGTTTTCTCTTCCGCACCGATACCATTGTGCCGTTTAACCGCATCCAGCATATTGATGTCGGGCAAGGCCCGATTGAACGCATGTGCGGCGTTGCCACTTTGGTGGTGCATACTGCAGGCACGCATAACAATATCGTCAGCCTGCCCGGTCTCGAGCCCGGCACCGCAGATGCCATGCGCGAGGAGATGCGCCGCCATATACGCCAGGAAATGATATGA
- a CDS encoding PH domain-containing protein, giving the protein MSDAANADMASVDSEQKQSAAGAAGERLHPLTLVLAMIAFLPRFAFAAIPIYFAMRDEMSRAIGFIGGFIIVSTLVALFFTWLKWSRFTFSLGNSEIRITSGVLSRNSRSIPYERVQDVNIEQNLLARIFGLATVKLETGSGGGSDGELDSVLLERADAIRDTIRERKAGQVAAEMPASAAGEAEPDSAPTAVAEADGELIYAMDGKRLFILGIFSFSLAIFAFLFAIFQNLDFLLPDDIIDADTIVGTVTGENVDSRVGAIQSQVGAIGRAGQICVTLAGLAGLLLVGFLTGMVQVVLREYGFRLEDNGKAFRRRRGLLTLTDVAMPLHRVQTAVTITGPIRRRFGWHALKFQSLASDGDEGSDHVVAPLATRDEVQSVAARAGIDIQLERNALHPVSPTYWLVPFIPLALLLTLGLSVLVFVSARPILGALLLLPLLVLLFGWLRWRHHLYASTDNYLHVHHGFWRQHHTVLPLKKIQSVDVSQNIVQRAFGKASITIGVAGGSTVFPLTVHAIDDDSAYALRGYLLERMTL; this is encoded by the coding sequence ATGAGCGATGCCGCCAATGCCGATATGGCATCTGTTGACTCAGAGCAGAAGCAGAGCGCGGCCGGTGCCGCAGGGGAACGCTTACACCCTTTGACCCTGGTTCTGGCGATGATTGCATTTCTGCCGCGCTTCGCCTTCGCCGCCATCCCGATCTATTTCGCCATGCGCGATGAAATGAGTCGGGCAATCGGCTTTATCGGCGGCTTCATCATTGTCTCCACCCTTGTTGCGCTTTTCTTCACCTGGCTGAAATGGTCGCGCTTCACTTTCAGCCTTGGAAACAGCGAAATCCGCATCACCAGCGGCGTGCTCTCCCGTAACAGTCGTTCCATCCCCTATGAACGGGTGCAGGACGTCAATATCGAGCAAAATCTGCTAGCGCGGATTTTCGGGCTTGCGACGGTCAAGCTGGAAACCGGCAGCGGTGGCGGTTCTGATGGCGAACTGGATTCGGTGCTGCTCGAGCGCGCCGATGCCATTCGTGACACAATAAGAGAGCGCAAGGCAGGTCAGGTGGCAGCCGAAATGCCGGCTTCTGCCGCTGGTGAGGCTGAACCCGATAGCGCTCCTACTGCCGTGGCGGAAGCCGATGGCGAGCTTATCTACGCCATGGATGGGAAGAGGCTCTTCATTCTCGGCATTTTCAGCTTCTCACTGGCGATCTTCGCTTTTCTGTTCGCCATCTTCCAGAATCTCGATTTCCTGTTGCCCGACGATATTATCGATGCGGATACAATCGTGGGCACAGTGACGGGCGAGAATGTCGACAGTCGCGTCGGTGCGATACAATCACAGGTTGGCGCGATTGGCAGAGCTGGCCAGATCTGCGTCACACTGGCAGGGCTGGCTGGATTGCTGCTCGTCGGCTTTCTCACCGGCATGGTTCAGGTAGTGCTGCGCGAATATGGCTTTCGGCTGGAGGATAATGGCAAGGCCTTCCGCCGCCGCCGCGGGCTGCTGACACTCACTGATGTCGCCATGCCACTGCACCGGGTGCAGACGGCGGTGACGATTACCGGGCCAATCCGCCGCCGCTTTGGCTGGCACGCGCTCAAATTCCAGTCGCTTGCCAGCGATGGCGATGAGGGTAGCGACCATGTCGTTGCGCCGCTGGCAACGCGCGATGAAGTCCAGTCCGTCGCCGCGCGCGCCGGAATAGATATCCAATTAGAACGCAATGCGCTGCATCCTGTGTCGCCGACATATTGGCTTGTGCCATTTATTCCGCTCGCACTGCTGCTTACCCTTGGTCTGTCGGTGCTGGTCTTTGTGTCGGCGCGACCCATATTGGGCGCACTCTTGCTGTTGCCGCTGCTGGTGCTACTTTTTGGATGGCTGCGATGGCGGCATCATCTTTACGCCAGCACCGACAATTATCTGCATGTGCATCATGGCTTTTGGCGCCAGCATCATACGGTGCTGCCGCTGAAGAAAATCCAGTCGGTCGATGTCAGCCAAAACATTGTCCAACGCGCCTTCGGTAAAGCCAGTATCACCATCGGCGTCGCCGGCGGCTCAACGGTGTTCCCACTGACGGTACACGCGATTGATGACGATAGTGCTTATGCGCTGCGCGGCTATCTTTTGGAGAGGATGACGTTGTGA
- a CDS encoding alkaline phosphatase D family protein, with amino-acid sequence MLRVILTISAALAVAGCTANSANYAPQGDLAEAELPPLRFPETGQEALRPYYAGLDRDSLPVAGPNAALDESKALTRIAFGSCYNENRPADIWGQISKTDPDMFLMIGDNIYGDTGSNWAANLPSVQRSYAKLAATPEFQEFRANIPMMTSWDDHDYGANDAGGAFAFKEYAERLYETFWDSPREVKARPGVYESRMVGPEGKKVQIILLDTRYFRSDLLRKPYRMERWAMGNYAEDSDPEATILGDAQWEWLAQELRKPADLRLIFSSIQVITKAHDFESWSNFPLEQERLYSLLTAYNIDNAVLLSGDRHSGGLYRTQLPGKDKPLWELTSSSLNYSFRSGDTGDREPDEHRVGGFFSDENFGQIDIDWDGKKVKLTLTRSDGETLISQDVPALQ; translated from the coding sequence ATGCTTCGCGTAATATTGACGATTTCGGCTGCGCTGGCCGTGGCTGGTTGCACGGCCAACAGTGCCAATTATGCACCGCAGGGCGATCTTGCCGAGGCGGAACTGCCGCCCTTGCGTTTCCCCGAAACCGGGCAAGAGGCGTTGCGTCCCTATTATGCCGGGCTGGATCGTGACAGCCTGCCCGTCGCTGGGCCCAATGCCGCGCTTGACGAGAGTAAGGCACTGACCCGGATCGCTTTTGGCTCCTGCTATAATGAGAATCGCCCGGCGGATATCTGGGGGCAGATCAGCAAGACCGATCCGGATATGTTCCTGATGATCGGTGACAATATCTATGGCGATACAGGCTCTAACTGGGCGGCGAATCTGCCCAGCGTTCAGCGCTCCTACGCCAAGCTGGCGGCGACACCCGAATTTCAGGAGTTCCGCGCTAATATCCCGATGATGACCAGCTGGGACGATCATGATTATGGCGCCAATGATGCCGGCGGCGCCTTTGCCTTCAAGGAATATGCCGAGCGGCTTTATGAGACCTTTTGGGATTCCCCGCGCGAGGTAAAGGCACGGCCCGGCGTCTATGAAAGCCGGATGGTTGGCCCGGAAGGCAAAAAGGTACAGATCATCCTGCTCGACACCCGCTATTTCCGCTCCGATCTGCTGCGCAAGCCCTATCGCATGGAACGCTGGGCGATGGGTAACTATGCCGAAGACAGCGACCCGGAAGCGACGATATTGGGCGATGCACAATGGGAATGGCTGGCGCAGGAATTGCGCAAACCGGCCGATTTGCGGCTGATCTTTTCCTCGATCCAGGTCATCACCAAAGCGCATGACTTTGAAAGCTGGTCCAACTTCCCCCTGGAGCAGGAACGTCTCTATAGCCTGTTGACCGCTTACAATATCGACAACGCCGTATTGCTTTCCGGTGATCGTCATTCGGGCGGGCTGTATCGCACGCAATTGCCGGGCAAAGACAAGCCGTTATGGGAGCTGACCTCAAGCTCGCTCAACTATTCCTTCCGCAGCGGCGACACCGGCGACCGCGAACCGGATGAACACCGCGTCGGCGGGTTTTTCAGCGACGAGAATTTCGGCCAGATCGATATTGATTGGGACGGCAAAAAGGTAAAGCTGACCCTGACCCGCAGCGATGGTGAAACGCTGATCAGTCAGGATGTTCCAGCGCTGCAATAA
- a CDS encoding DUF885 domain-containing protein, whose product MRNQIFGRALSGTAAVALVLVMGTAAKAAPGDDLDQLIEESWQYALSQSPVFASQLDVAGYEGKVSDPSLEAQTSQADKAKEFLQRLEAIDETALTPEQKVNYGILRRTLNETIQRDSFGQRVINFTNRSGWHQNFASMAINSPFRNAADYKSYVDRLAQYPQINDTNIAIADQAIAGGYTLPCDAMQGYEVSITGLIADDPKATRFYEPFTRPKPATMDQAEFDALAARTETIISDVLYPELREHADWYITSYAPACAVEPGVSAQPGGDAYYAFRIAEMTTTDLTADEIHNIGLSEVARIRAEMEEVAAEAGYESREAFIEHLRTDPKYYAKTPEELMEKVARVTKIIDGKMPTLFYRLPRLPYGIREIPAETAEGTTTAYYNPGSPDIGISGTYYVNTSKLDQRPFWEIPALSVHEAVPGHHHQIALQQELDMPDFRKYGAFFTAFVEGWGLYSERLGIEMGLYDTPAKNMGRLSYEMWRACRLVVDTGIHSKGWSKQQAVDFMLDNTALTAANIDAEVNRYISWPGQALAYKIGELKIRELRGKAEETLGDDFDLRAFHDTVLEQGAVPLDVLEAHVAAWIEAQRADDEG is encoded by the coding sequence ATGCGGAATCAGATATTTGGCAGGGCTCTGTCGGGAACAGCGGCTGTGGCGCTGGTTTTGGTTATGGGTACAGCAGCAAAGGCTGCGCCCGGAGATGATCTCGACCAGTTGATCGAGGAATCCTGGCAATATGCACTGAGCCAAAGCCCGGTCTTTGCCAGCCAGCTCGACGTTGCCGGATATGAGGGCAAGGTATCTGACCCGAGTCTGGAGGCACAAACCAGCCAGGCGGACAAAGCTAAGGAGTTTCTGCAGCGTCTTGAAGCGATTGATGAGACGGCGCTGACGCCGGAACAGAAGGTCAATTACGGCATACTGCGCCGCACACTGAATGAGACCATCCAGCGTGATTCCTTCGGCCAGCGTGTCATCAATTTCACCAACCGCTCCGGCTGGCATCAGAATTTCGCCAGCATGGCGATCAATTCGCCTTTTCGTAACGCCGCGGATTACAAAAGCTATGTCGACCGGCTGGCGCAATATCCACAGATCAACGATACCAATATCGCAATCGCCGATCAGGCGATTGCCGGCGGCTATACCCTGCCCTGTGACGCGATGCAGGGCTATGAGGTCTCGATCACCGGCCTGATTGCAGACGATCCCAAAGCGACGCGCTTCTATGAACCCTTTACCCGGCCCAAACCGGCAACCATGGATCAGGCCGAATTTGACGCGCTGGCGGCGCGCACAGAAACGATTATCAGTGATGTGCTGTACCCCGAACTACGCGAACATGCCGACTGGTATATCACCAGCTATGCCCCGGCATGTGCAGTCGAGCCGGGGGTATCAGCCCAACCGGGGGGCGACGCATATTACGCCTTTCGCATCGCGGAGATGACGACCACCGATCTCACCGCTGATGAAATCCACAATATAGGCCTCAGCGAGGTCGCGCGTATCCGCGCCGAGATGGAGGAGGTGGCGGCAGAAGCGGGATATGAAAGCCGCGAAGCCTTTATCGAGCATCTGCGCACCGACCCCAAATACTATGCCAAGACGCCCGAAGAGCTGATGGAGAAGGTCGCCCGCGTCACCAAGATTATCGACGGCAAAATGCCCACCCTGTTCTACCGCCTCCCGCGTCTGCCCTATGGCATCCGGGAAATCCCGGCAGAAACCGCCGAGGGCACCACCACCGCCTATTACAATCCCGGCTCGCCCGATATCGGCATATCAGGCACCTATTATGTCAACACATCCAAGCTCGACCAGCGCCCATTCTGGGAAATTCCGGCGCTCAGCGTACATGAAGCCGTACCCGGCCATCATCACCAGATCGCTTTGCAGCAGGAACTGGATATGCCTGATTTCCGCAAATATGGCGCGTTCTTTACCGCCTTTGTCGAAGGCTGGGGGCTGTATTCAGAGCGGCTGGGCATCGAGATGGGGCTGTATGATACACCGGCCAAGAATATGGGGCGCTTGTCCTATGAAATGTGGCGCGCCTGTCGGCTGGTGGTGGATACCGGCATTCATTCCAAAGGCTGGTCCAAGCAGCAAGCGGTGGATTTCATGCTCGACAATACCGCACTGACCGCCGCCAATATCGATGCCGAGGTCAATCGCTATATCAGCTGGCCGGGGCAGGCATTGGCTTACAAAATCGGCGAGCTGAAAATCCGCGAGTTACGCGGCAAGGCGGAAGAGACGCTGGGCGATGATTTTGAC